In Thamnophis elegans isolate rThaEle1 chromosome 4, rThaEle1.pri, whole genome shotgun sequence, the following proteins share a genomic window:
- the ADORA2B gene encoding LOW QUALITY PROTEIN: adenosine receptor A2b (The sequence of the model RefSeq protein was modified relative to this genomic sequence to represent the inferred CDS: inserted 5 bases in 4 codons), which produces MLSNGVICDVVQKGGARYPTEPSYFHGMERAFGPVVTAFSAMQYKSLVTGKRARVLIGVLWFXSFIIGLTPLIGWNNMGQNCNETQTPCLVTCLFENVVPMTYMVYFNFFGCVLLPLFIMLCIYIKIFVVACKQLRQIELVGNCRMTLQKEVNAAKSLAIIVGLFALCWLPLHILNCLTXLYPTFKESKPGWSMYLTIILXHTNSVVNPMIYAYRIRDFRYTFRKILMRYVXCKDEDFPKYPKGSTAGGSSHHLAVNNLNTSRPTFEVRGKARRTLICPLFGAGHRGPPFSVTLLPGDSQ; this is translated from the exons ATGCTGTCGAAcggtgtcatttgtgatgtggtccAGAAAGGAGGTGCCCGATATCCAACAGAGCCTTCGTATTTCCACGGCATGGAGAGAGCTTTCGGTCCCGTTGTCACAGCATTCAGTGCCATGCA atacaAGAGCCTGGTGACCGGAAAGAGAGCCCGCGTTCTCATCGGCGTCCTCTGGT CTTCGTTCATCATCGGCCTGACGCCGCTGATTGGTTGGAACAATATGGGTCAGAACTGCAACGAGACACAGACCCCCTGCCTGGTGACCTGCCTCTTCGAGAACGTGGTGCCCATGACCTACATGGTCTACTTCAACTTCTTTGGCTGCGTCCTCCTGCCGCTCTTCATCATGCTCTGCATCTACATCAAGATCTTCGTCGTCGCCTGCAAACAGCTGCGGCAGATCGAGCTGGTGGGCAACTGCCGGATGACGTTGCAGAAGGAGGTCAACGCCGCCAAGTCGCTGGCCATCATCGTGGGCCTGTTTGCCCTCTgctggctgccgctgcacatCCTCAACTGCCTGA CTCTCTACCCGACGTTCAAGGAGAGCAAGCCCGGCTGGAGCATGTATTTAACCATCATCC CCCACACCAACTCGGTGGTCAACCCCATGATTTACGCCTACCGCATCCGGGACTTCCGGTACACTTTCCGGAAGATCCTGATGCGCTACGT CTGTAAGGACGAGGATTTTCCCAAGTACCCCAAAGGGAGCACCGCCGGCGGCAGCAGCCATCACCTGGCGGTAAATAACCTGAACACGTCGCGACCTACGTTTGAGGTCCGCGGGAAAGCCAGGAGGACTTTGATCTGTCCCTTGTTCGGGGCAGGACACAGGGGACCCCCATTCAGCGTGACGCTGCTGCCAGGAGATTCACAataa